A single window of Microbacterium oryzae DNA harbors:
- the rpsH gene encoding 30S ribosomal protein S8, whose protein sequence is MTMTDPVADLLTRLRNANSAHHDSVSLPSSKLKTHIADILRQEGYIQSWEESDARVGKTLTLTLKYGPNRERSIAGIKRVSKPGLRVYAKSTELPRVLGGLGVAILSTSSGLLTDRQAEQKGVGGEVLAYVW, encoded by the coding sequence ATGACAATGACAGACCCGGTCGCAGATCTGCTGACCCGTCTGCGCAATGCGAACTCGGCGCACCACGACAGCGTGTCGCTGCCGTCGAGCAAGCTCAAGACGCACATCGCCGACATCCTCCGCCAGGAGGGCTACATCCAGTCTTGGGAGGAGTCGGACGCACGCGTCGGCAAGACCCTCACCCTGACTCTCAAGTACGGCCCGAACCGTGAGCGCTCCATCGCGGGCATCAAGCGCGTCTCGAAGCCCGGTCTCCGCGTGTACGCGAAGTCGACCGAGCTTCCTCGCGTGCTCGGCGGTCTCGGTGTCGCCATCCTTTCCACCTCCAGCGGTCTCCTCACCGACCGCCAGGCCGAGCAGAAGGGCGTGGGCGGAGAAGTTCTCGCCTACGTGTGGTGA
- the rplE gene encoding 50S ribosomal protein L5: protein MSTDTAAQTGRIQPRMKQVYRDEIRQKLQDEFGYANPMQVPGLVKVVVNTGVGEAARDSKVIEGAVSDLTAITGQKPIVTKAKKSIAQFKLREGQAIGAHVTLRGDRAWEFLDRLISLALPRIRDFRGLSPKQFDGNGNYTFGVQEQSIFHEIDQDRIDRVRGFDITIVTSAKTDDEGRAFLRHLGFPFVGKNDEQA from the coding sequence ATGAGCACGGATACCGCTGCGCAGACTGGCCGAATCCAGCCGCGCATGAAGCAGGTCTACCGGGACGAGATCCGTCAGAAGCTGCAGGACGAGTTCGGCTATGCCAACCCGATGCAGGTTCCCGGTCTCGTCAAGGTGGTCGTGAACACGGGTGTCGGCGAGGCCGCTCGCGACAGCAAGGTCATCGAGGGCGCGGTCTCCGACCTCACCGCCATCACCGGCCAGAAGCCCATCGTGACCAAGGCCAAGAAGTCGATCGCGCAGTTCAAGCTGCGTGAGGGCCAGGCCATCGGCGCGCACGTCACCCTCCGCGGTGACCGCGCGTGGGAGTTCCTGGACCGCCTGATCTCGCTGGCGCTGCCCCGCATCCGCGACTTCCGCGGCCTGTCGCCGAAGCAGTTCGACGGCAACGGCAACTACACCTTCGGTGTGCAGGAGCAGTCGATCTTCCACGAGATCGACCAGGACCGGATCGACCGCGTCCGCGGCTTCGACATCACCATCGTCACCTCCGCGAAGACGGACGACGAGGGACGCGCGTTCCTGCGCCACCTCGGCTTCCCCTTCGTCGGCAAGAACGACGAGCAGGCCTGA